Proteins co-encoded in one Dasypus novemcinctus isolate mDasNov1 chromosome 18, mDasNov1.1.hap2, whole genome shotgun sequence genomic window:
- the FPR1 gene encoding fMet-Leu-Phe receptor, producing the protein METNSSLTMNVSGGTQPESASSSALEIFSQVVLGVTFVLGVLGNGLVIWVAGFRMARTVTTISYLNLALADFSFTSTLPFIMVWRAMRGHWPFGWFLCKFIFTVVDINLFGSVFLIAFIALDRCICVLHPIWAQNHRTVVLAKRVITGPWILALLLTLPVIIRLSTKTTLIGTTVCTFDFSPWTTDPEEKRKVNTIMLTVRGIIRFIVGFSTPMSIVAICYGLIATKMRQKGLIKSSRPLRILTSVVAAFFLCWCPYQVVALIATIRVRDRLQGMDTNLTNVINITGALAFFNSCLNPILYVFMGQDFRERLLHSLPASLERALSEDLGQTSDTGVSSSHPQEAKL; encoded by the coding sequence ATGGAGACCAATTCCTCTCTCACCATGAATGTGTCTGGAGGGACCCAACCTGAATCTGCCAGCTCTTCAGCCTTGGAAATCTTCTCTCAGGTGGTGCTTGGGGTCACCTTTGTCCTTGGTGTCCTGGGCAATGGGCTTGTGATCTGGGTGGCCGGCTTCCGAATGGCCCGCACAGTCACCACCATCAGTTACTTGAACCTGGCCTTAGCCGACTTCTCTTTCACCTCCACTTTGCCATTTATCATGGTCTGGAGGGCCATGAGAGGACACTGGCCTTTTGGCTGGTTCCTGTGCAAGTTCATTTTTACTGTGGTGGACATAAACCTGTTTGGAAGTGTCTTTCTGATCGCATTCATTGCTCTGGACCGCTGTATTTGTGTCCTGCATCCGATCTGGGCCCAAAACCACCGTACGGTAGTTCTGGCCAAGAGGGTAATCACTGGCCCCTGGATTCTTGCCCTGCTCCTCACCTTGCCAGTTATCATCCGTCTGAGTACAAAGACTACTCTGATAGGGACAACAGTTTGCACTTTCGACTTTTCACCCTGGACTacagacccagaagagaagaggaaggtaAACACAATCATGTTGACAGTCAGAGGGATCATCCGCTTCATCGTTGGCTTCAGTACTCCGATGTCCATCGTTGCTATTTGCTATGGGCTCATCGCCACCAAGATGAGGCAAAAAGGCCTGATTAAATCCAGTCGTCCCTTAAGGATCCTCACTTCTGTTGTGGCTGCCTTCTTCCTCTGCTGGTGCCCGTATCAGGTAGTGGCTCTCATAGCCACAATTAGAGTCAGAGACCGCTTGCAGGGTATGGACACAAACCTTACAAACGTGATTAACATCACGGGTGCCCTGGCCTTCTTCAACAGCTGCCTCAACCCCATACTCTACGTCTTCATGGGCCAGGACTTCCGAGAGAGACTCCTCCACTCCCTGCCTGCCAGTCTGGAGAGGGCTCTGAGCGAGGATTTGGGCCAGACCAGTGACACAGGAGTCAGTTCTTCACATCCTCAAGAGGCCAAGTTATAG
- the HAS1 gene encoding hyaluronan synthase 1 translates to MSWAYAAGVPLASDSYGLLAFGLYGAFLSAHLLAQSLFAYLEHRRVAAAARRAAAQGSPHAARARSVALTISAYQEDPAYLRQCLASVRALRYPRARLRVLMVVDGHRAEDLYMVDMFREVFADEDPATYVWDGNYHQPWEPAAAGEAGSYREVEAEDPGRLAVEALVRTRRCVCVAQRWGGKREVMYTAFKALGDSVDYVQVCDSDTRLDSMALLELVRVLDADPCVGAVGGDVRILNPLDSWVSFLSSLRYWVAFNVERACQSYFNCVSCISGPLGLYRNNLLQQFLEAWYNQKFLGTHCTFGDDRHLTNRMLSMGYATKYTPRSRCYSETPSSFLRWLSQQTRWSKSYFREWLYNALWWHRHHAWMTYEAVVSGLFPFFVAATVLRLFYAGRPWALLWVLLCVQGVALAKAAFAAWLRRCPRMVLLSLYAPLYMCGLLPAKFLALATMNQSGWGTSGRRKLAANYVPLLPLALWALLLLGGLARSVAREAVADWSGPSRAAEAEHLAAGACSYAGYWAVMLALYWVGVRRLCRRRSGGYRVQV, encoded by the exons ATGAGCTGGGCCTACGCGGCCGGCGTGCCGCTGGCCTCCGACAGCTACGGCCTCCTGGCCTTCGGCCTCTACGGGGCCTTCCTCTCGGCGCACCTGCTGGCGCAGAGCCTCTTCGCGTACCTGGAGCACCGGCGGGTGGCGGCGGCGGCACGGCGGGCGGCGGCGCAGGGGTCCCCGCACGCGGCCCGCGCGCGCAGCGTGGCGCTGACCATCTCGGCGTACCAGGAGGACCCCGCATACCTGCGCCAGTGCTTGGCGTCCGTGCGCGCCCTGCGCTACCCGCGCGCGCGCCTCCGCGTGCTCATGGTGGTGGACGGCCACCGCGCCGAGGACCTCTACATGGTCGACATGTTCCGCGAGGTCTTCGCCGACGAGGACCCCGCCACCTACGTGTGGGACGGCAACTACCACCAGCCCTGGGAGCCGGCGGCGGCGGGCGAGGCGGGCTCCTACCGCGAGGTGGAGGCGGAGGATCCCGGGCGGCTGGCGGTGGAGGCGCTGGTGAGAACGCGCCGGTGCGTGTGTgtggcccagcgctggggcggcAAGCGCGAGGTCATGTACACCGCCTTCAAGGCGCTCGGCGATTCGGTGGACTATGTGCAG GTCTGTGACTCAGACACGAGGCTGGACTCCATGGCGCTCCTGGAGCTAGTGCGGGTGCTGGACGCAGACCCCTGTGTGGGGGCTGTTGGTGGGGATGTGCGGATTCTGAACCCCTTGGACTCCTGGGTCAGCTTCCTAAGCAGCCTGCGGTACTGGGTGGCCTTCAACGTGGAGCGGGCTTGCCAGAGCTACTTCAACTGTGTGTCCTGCATCAGCGGCCCCCTCG gcctGTACAGGAACAACCTCCTGCAGCAGTTCCTCGAGGCCTGGTACAACCAGAAGTTCCTGGGCACCCACTGCACCTTCGGGGATGACCGGCACCTCACCAACCGTATGCTCAGCATGGGCTACGCCACCAA GTACACCCCCCGGTCGCGGTGCTACTCCGAGACGCCCTCGTCCTTCCTGCGCTGGCTCAGCCAGCAGACGCGCTGGTCCAAGTCGTACTTCCGGGAGTGGCTGTACAACGCGCTGTGGTGGCACCGGCACCACGCCTGGATGACCTACGAGGCGGTGGTCTCCGGCCTCTTCCCCTTCTTCGTGGCGGCCACGGTGCTGCGGCTCTTCTACGCCGGCCGCCCGTGGGCGCTGCTGTGGGTGCTGCTGTGCGTGCAGGGCGTGGCGCTGGCCAAGGCGGCCTTCGCGGCTTGGCTGCGGCGCTGCCCGCGCATGGTGCTGCTGTCCCTCTACGCGCCCCTCTACATGTGCGGCCTCCTGCCCGCCAAGTTCCTGGCGCTGGCCACCATGAACCAGAGCGGCTGGGGCACGTCGGGCCGCCGGAAGCTGGCCGCCAACTACGTGCCGCTGCTGCCGCTGGCGCTCTGGGCCTTGCTGCTGCTCGGGGGCCTGGCGCGCAGCGTGGCGCGGGAGGCGGTAGCCGACTGGAGCGGCCCGTCCCGCGCTGCCGAGGCCGAGCACCTGGCGGCCGGGGCCTGCTCCTACGCGGGCTACTGGGCCGTCATGTTGGCGCTGTACTGGGTGGGCGTGCGGAGGCTGTGCCGGCGGCGGTCCGGGGGCTACCGGGTTCAGGTGTGA